A stretch of DNA from Deltaproteobacteria bacterium:
GTACCATTTATCGATTTCAAGGCACAGTACCGCCAGATCAAGAGAGAGCTCGAACAAGCTTTCCAGGAGGTCATGGATTCTCAACTGTTCATCCTCGGTCCGCAGGTTGCCCGGCTGGAGAGGGCCCTGGCCAAATACTGCGGCTGTCAATACGCGGTCGGCGTGTCCTCGGGCACAGATGCCCTGCTTATTTCCCTGATGACCGCTGGCATTGGCCTCGGCCATGGCGTGATCACTACACCATACACCTTTGTGGCAACCGCCGGGGCAATCGCCCGTGTGGGGGCAAGACCGCTTTTTGTGGACATTGATCCGGTGAGCTACACCATTGATTCCGGGGCGGTGCAGAGGTTCTTCGACCAGGAGTGCCGCTGGCATTCTGCGGAAGGTCGCTTGCAGCACAAGCGGACAGCTACGTGGGTCCGAGGCATCATTCCTGTACACCTTTACGGACAATGTGCCGACATGGAACCACTTCTGATTCTCGCCGGAGAGTATAACCTGGTTGTTATCGAAGACGCTGCGCAAGCAATCGGCGCCGGGTATCCGTTCGAGGAAAAATCTGGCTGGGCACGGTGCGGCTCACTGGGCGAATTTGGCTGCTTTTCCTTCTTCCCCACCAAAAATCTCGGAGGGGCTGGCGACAGCGGCCTGGTGACGACCAGTAATAGAAAGACAGCGGAGACTCTCGGGATACTGAGAGTGCACGGCGCCCAGGGAAAAAATTACCATGTGAAACTGGGCGGCAACTTCCGCCTGGACACCTTACAGGCCGCTATACTGCTGGCCAAGCTTGGCCATCTCGATGAATGG
This window harbors:
- a CDS encoding DegT/DnrJ/EryC1/StrS family aminotransferase, encoding MKSFQVPFIDFKAQYRQIKRELEQAFQEVMDSQLFILGPQVARLERALAKYCGCQYAVGVSSGTDALLISLMTAGIGLGHGVITTPYTFVATAGAIARVGARPLFVDIDPVSYTIDSGAVQRFFDQECRWHSAEGRLQHKRTATWVRGIIPVHLYGQCADMEPLLILAGEYNLVVIEDAAQAIGAGYPFEEKSGWARCGSLGEFGCFSFFPTKNLGGAGDSGLVTTSNRKTAETLGILRVHGAQGKNYHVKLGGNFRLDTLQAAILLAKLGHLDEWTVKRRAHAKYYETLFLQAGLQDKERLTLPRAVWEEGLQNMAETGKEEPGPPYYGHVYNQYVIRAHQRDELRRYLAEQGVGTAVYYPLPLHLQPCFSELGYDEGDFPESEKAARETLALPVYPELEKAQLDYVADRIAAFYE